Proteins from a genomic interval of Caulobacter sp. NIBR1757:
- a CDS encoding acyclic terpene utilization AtuA family protein, with amino-acid sequence MPTPVKVLVPTGALGAGCPEDAFQRGVSLGPDVLAVDAGSTDSGPYYLGAAVSKMTDAATKNDLRQLMLARDKLGVPLIVGSCGTSGTNAGVDWMARLCEEIAVEEGLTPTVALVYSELTAAGLAPYLAKGAITPLPPMGELTQARLDECDHIVGLLGYEPLAAAIAAGADIVLAGRTTDTAVIAAVPLMRGLPAGASWHAAKTSECGGLCTVQTRRGGVFMTIDETGFDIEPLAADNRCTPFTVSSHLLYENADPYRLTEPGVVLDAKGASYTALDDRVVRVTGSRAETRPYTMKLEGSGAAGYRTMIFTAVSDPKIMDRIGDWLSRLEAFLREGIGKVLKIEAADYQLDLRPYGWNALDPRRAPTDRPPIEVGLMVLATAATQARATEIAKFCNPYLLHFPLNPDDPLPSFAFPFSPAEVVLGPQYEFKLNHVVHLDDPCELAVTRTFIAGRGEFHAAA; translated from the coding sequence ATGCCCACCCCCGTCAAAGTCCTCGTCCCCACCGGCGCCCTCGGCGCCGGCTGTCCCGAGGACGCCTTCCAGCGCGGCGTCTCCCTCGGCCCCGACGTCCTGGCCGTCGATGCCGGCTCCACCGATTCCGGCCCCTACTACCTCGGCGCCGCCGTCTCCAAGATGACCGACGCCGCCACCAAGAACGACCTGCGCCAGCTGATGCTGGCCCGCGACAAGCTCGGCGTCCCGCTCATCGTCGGTTCCTGCGGCACCAGCGGCACGAACGCCGGCGTCGACTGGATGGCCCGCCTCTGTGAGGAGATCGCCGTCGAGGAAGGCCTCACCCCCACCGTCGCCCTGGTTTATTCCGAACTGACCGCCGCCGGCCTCGCCCCCTACCTCGCCAAGGGCGCCATCACCCCCCTGCCGCCGATGGGCGAGCTGACCCAGGCTCGTCTCGACGAATGCGACCACATCGTCGGCCTGCTCGGCTACGAGCCGCTGGCCGCCGCGATCGCCGCCGGGGCCGACATCGTCCTGGCTGGCCGCACCACCGACACCGCCGTCATCGCCGCGGTCCCCCTGATGCGCGGCCTGCCCGCCGGGGCCAGCTGGCACGCCGCCAAGACCAGCGAGTGCGGCGGCCTCTGCACGGTCCAGACCCGCCGGGGCGGCGTCTTCATGACCATCGACGAGACCGGCTTCGACATCGAACCCCTGGCCGCCGACAACCGCTGCACGCCCTTCACGGTCAGCAGCCACCTGCTCTACGAAAACGCCGACCCCTACCGCCTGACCGAGCCCGGCGTCGTGCTCGACGCCAAGGGCGCGTCCTACACCGCCCTCGACGACCGCGTCGTCCGCGTCACCGGCTCCAGGGCCGAGACCCGCCCCTACACCATGAAGCTGGAGGGCAGCGGCGCGGCCGGCTACCGCACCATGATCTTCACCGCCGTCTCCGACCCCAAGATCATGGATCGCATCGGCGACTGGCTGTCCCGCCTCGAGGCCTTCCTGCGCGAGGGCATCGGCAAGGTGCTGAAGATCGAGGCCGCCGACTACCAGCTCGACCTGCGCCCCTACGGCTGGAACGCCCTCGATCCCCGGCGCGCGCCGACCGACCGACCGCCGATCGAGGTCGGCCTCATGGTCCTGGCCACCGCCGCCACCCAGGCCCGCGCCACCGAGATCGCCAAGTTCTGCAACCCCTACCTGCTGCACTTCCCGCTCAATCCCGACGATCCGCTGCCCAGCTTCGCCTTCCCCTTCTCGCCGGCCGAGGTGGTCCTGGGGCCGCAGTACGAGTTCAAGCTCAACCACGTCGTCCATCTGGACGACCCCTGCGAACTCGCCGTCACCCGCACCTTCATCGCCGGCCGGGGAGAGTTCCATGCGGCAGCTTAA
- a CDS encoding DUF4387 domain-containing protein, with protein MRQLKDVARYVRSKNAGPFWVTVDVFCDDQASYDTLCAAPSLGAVAIAELYGVGSNHVRIFHDDNLKVIKISFPRPIAQGSTLDVDSHAGQQFVPLLSVAV; from the coding sequence ATGCGGCAGCTTAAGGACGTCGCCCGTTACGTCCGCTCCAAGAACGCCGGCCCCTTCTGGGTCACCGTCGATGTCTTCTGCGACGACCAGGCCTCGTACGACACCCTTTGCGCCGCCCCGTCGCTCGGCGCCGTGGCCATCGCCGAGCTCTACGGCGTCGGCTCCAACCATGTGCGGATCTTCCACGACGACAATCTGAAGGTCATCAAGATCTCCTTCCCCCGCCCCATCGCCCAGGGCTCGACCCTCGATGTCGACTCCCACGCGGGCCAGCAGTTCGTGCCCCTGCTGTCGGTCGCGGTCTAG
- a CDS encoding citrate:proton symporter, translated as MTLALLGFAMIAVFMTLVMTRRMTAVVALIIVPIVFALFAGAGPGVGAMMLKGLAQTAPTAIMLMFAILYFGVMIDAGLFQPLVRRIVAWAGENPVKLMLGHVALVAIVGLDGDGTTTILVAVSALLPVYRKLGIDILKFAVLGSLTFILMNMSPWGGPAARVAASLKIDPSELFIPMLPVVGAGLASVFALAWWFGRQERARLAKAPVAVPADDAPDISDSALAGAFRSDPAALRPGLIWLNFSLTAVLMVAVVLRLAPLPALFMAGAALALAINYPRLADQRDRLISHAGNVLSVGVMVLAAGAFTGVMTETGMIKAMADSILTVLPPEVGPFLAPITALISIPANFLLSADAWYFGVLPVIAETAAPYGVTPEQIGRASLMGGPVHSLSPLVAAVYLKCALLDIELADLQRYAWKYALGLCGVLIAAALLFGVIPLVAAYP; from the coding sequence ATGACCCTCGCCCTCCTCGGCTTCGCGATGATCGCCGTCTTCATGACCCTGGTCATGACCCGGCGGATGACCGCCGTCGTCGCCCTGATCATCGTCCCCATCGTCTTCGCCCTGTTCGCCGGGGCCGGCCCGGGTGTCGGGGCGATGATGCTCAAGGGGCTGGCCCAGACCGCCCCGACGGCGATCATGCTGATGTTCGCCATCCTCTACTTCGGGGTGATGATCGACGCCGGCCTGTTCCAGCCCCTGGTCCGCCGCATCGTCGCCTGGGCCGGCGAGAACCCGGTCAAGCTGATGCTCGGCCACGTCGCCCTGGTGGCCATCGTCGGCCTCGACGGCGACGGTACGACCACCATCCTCGTCGCCGTATCGGCCCTGCTGCCGGTCTATCGAAAGCTCGGCATCGACATCCTGAAGTTCGCCGTCCTCGGCTCCCTGACCTTCATCCTGATGAACATGAGCCCCTGGGGCGGTCCCGCCGCCCGGGTCGCCGCCTCGCTGAAGATCGATCCGTCCGAGCTCTTCATCCCCATGCTGCCCGTGGTCGGCGCGGGCCTGGCCTCGGTCTTCGCCCTGGCCTGGTGGTTCGGCCGTCAGGAGCGTGCCCGCCTGGCAAAAGCCCCCGTCGCGGTCCCCGCCGACGACGCGCCCGACATTTCCGACAGCGCCCTGGCCGGCGCCTTCCGTAGCGACCCGGCCGCCCTGCGTCCCGGGCTGATCTGGCTCAACTTCAGTCTCACCGCCGTCCTCATGGTCGCCGTGGTCCTGCGCCTCGCCCCCCTGCCGGCCCTGTTCATGGCCGGCGCCGCCCTGGCCCTGGCCATCAACTACCCGCGCCTGGCCGACCAGCGCGACCGGCTGATCTCCCATGCCGGCAATGTGCTCAGCGTCGGGGTCATGGTCCTGGCCGCCGGCGCCTTCACCGGCGTCATGACCGAGACCGGCATGATCAAGGCCATGGCCGATTCCATCCTCACCGTCCTGCCGCCCGAGGTCGGGCCCTTCCTCGCGCCGATCACCGCCCTGATCAGCATCCCGGCCAACTTCCTGCTCTCGGCCGACGCCTGGTACTTCGGCGTCCTGCCGGTCATCGCCGAGACGGCCGCCCCCTACGGCGTCACACCCGAACAGATCGGCCGCGCCTCCCTGATGGGCGGCCCGGTGCATTCGCTCAGCCCCCTGGTCGCCGCCGTCTATCTCAAATGCGCCCTGCTCGACATCGAACTGGCCGACCTGCAGCGCTACGCCTGGAAGTACGCGCTCGGCCTTTGCGGCGTGCTGATCGCGGCGGCTCTGCTGTTCGGGGTCATTCCGCTGGTCGCCGCCTATCCTTGA
- a CDS encoding antitoxin Xre/MbcA/ParS toxin-binding domain-containing protein, with amino-acid sequence MSAKARVRKTAAKDIQHPGSFETRSAPALSAGFEEAAGAATYAVGPADLLGGRRFLGREVGNNLDAHDLIVEGLPTRALGHLIDGLSQLGLSDSLDKAVGISLRTWQRRREEPARLLSPEQSGRTWKFAEILAHATAVFGSQAEAEAWLERPAMGLNQRRPIDLLATSAGVELVETHLYRIEYGVYM; translated from the coding sequence ATGTCCGCCAAGGCCCGGGTCCGGAAGACTGCCGCCAAGGACATCCAGCACCCGGGATCGTTCGAAACGCGGTCTGCCCCCGCGCTATCCGCGGGCTTCGAGGAAGCGGCCGGCGCCGCCACCTACGCTGTCGGCCCCGCCGATCTGCTCGGCGGTCGCCGCTTCCTTGGCCGCGAGGTCGGCAACAACCTCGACGCCCATGACCTGATCGTCGAGGGCCTGCCCACCCGCGCCCTGGGCCACCTGATCGACGGCCTGTCGCAGCTGGGTCTCTCTGACTCCCTAGACAAGGCCGTCGGCATCAGCCTGCGCACCTGGCAGCGACGGCGCGAGGAACCGGCCCGGCTGCTCAGCCCCGAGCAAAGCGGCCGTACCTGGAAGTTCGCCGAAATCCTCGCTCACGCCACGGCGGTGTTCGGCTCTCAGGCTGAAGCCGAGGCCTGGCTGGAACGGCCGGCCATGGGGCTGAACCAGCGGCGGCCGATTGACCTGCTCGCCACCTCGGCCGGCGTCGAACTGGTCGAAACCCACCTCTACCGCATCGAGTACGGCGTCTACATGTGA
- a CDS encoding RES domain-containing protein, giving the protein MTPLPTVLASRLESEDALVAWRLDQARFARTWDSGEGAFQVGGRWNSAGVQAVYASLDPAVVILEVAAHAGFRTLDTVPHVLSSLTIADPSLVHVVRPEDLPNQAWIRPGVPGAGQQAFGDALLAANPFVLFPSVTSSHSWNLVFTPARAAGLYALRGQEPFALDTRLHPPVRP; this is encoded by the coding sequence GTGACGCCGCTGCCGACGGTTCTCGCCAGCCGCCTGGAGTCCGAGGACGCCCTCGTCGCCTGGCGCCTCGACCAGGCCCGCTTTGCGCGGACCTGGGACAGCGGCGAGGGGGCCTTTCAGGTCGGCGGCCGGTGGAACAGCGCTGGCGTCCAGGCGGTCTATGCCAGCCTCGACCCGGCGGTGGTCATTCTGGAGGTCGCCGCCCATGCGGGCTTCAGAACCCTCGACACCGTGCCCCATGTCCTCAGTTCGCTGACCATCGCCGACCCATCCCTGGTCCATGTCGTCAGGCCCGAAGACCTGCCCAACCAGGCCTGGATCAGGCCCGGTGTTCCCGGGGCTGGCCAGCAGGCGTTCGGCGACGCCCTGCTGGCGGCCAATCCCTTTGTCCTCTTTCCCAGCGTCACCTCCAGCCACAGCTGGAACCTGGTCTTCACCCCCGCCCGCGCCGCCGGTCTCTACGCCCTGCGCGGCCAGGAACCCTTCGCCCTCGACACCCGGCTGCATCCGCCGGTCAGGCCTTGA
- a CDS encoding HWE histidine kinase domain-containing protein, which yields MPFKSDPDLAALILSNMRGYGVLTFERDGTITNWLGDAQTLTGYAAEDVVGRHLSVLFTEPDRVAGSADIEIETALKLGRAEDSRWHQRKDGGKFWANGLTIPMTDGHRQLVKIFRDETAAKRAEDQRVLLLNELNHRVKNTLATVQSIVEQTLRGAGVDGHVRGDLADRLVALARAHNVLVSESWAGADLDVLIADVLAPHDRAPSPFALEGPPVRLHPSQAVTLSMSLHELVTNALKYGALSVAEGRVEIAWNLAHDGNGARHLVLMWKKRGGPPVVQPTRTGFGSRMLRSAFASQPGGRAELVFGPEGVTCVLAAGLIDDAQAPNDTVGAEPGPIG from the coding sequence ATGCCCTTCAAGTCCGACCCCGACCTTGCCGCCCTGATCCTCAGCAACATGCGGGGCTATGGCGTGCTGACCTTCGAGCGGGACGGGACGATCACCAACTGGCTGGGCGACGCCCAGACCCTGACCGGCTATGCGGCGGAGGATGTCGTCGGCCGGCACCTGAGCGTGCTGTTCACCGAGCCCGACCGGGTGGCCGGCAGCGCCGACATCGAGATCGAGACCGCCCTGAAACTGGGCCGCGCCGAAGACAGCCGCTGGCACCAACGCAAGGACGGCGGGAAGTTCTGGGCCAACGGCCTGACCATCCCGATGACCGACGGCCACCGGCAGCTGGTCAAGATCTTCCGCGACGAGACGGCGGCCAAGCGGGCTGAGGACCAGCGGGTGCTGCTGCTCAACGAGCTGAATCACCGGGTCAAGAACACCCTGGCCACGGTGCAGTCGATCGTCGAGCAGACCCTGCGCGGCGCCGGCGTCGATGGCCATGTGCGCGGCGACCTGGCCGATCGGCTGGTCGCCCTGGCCCGGGCTCACAATGTGCTGGTCAGCGAAAGCTGGGCCGGAGCCGATCTCGATGTCCTGATCGCCGACGTGCTGGCTCCGCACGACCGCGCCCCCTCGCCGTTCGCGCTGGAGGGGCCGCCGGTGCGGCTGCACCCGTCGCAGGCGGTCACCCTGTCGATGTCGCTGCATGAGCTGGTCACCAACGCCCTGAAGTACGGCGCCCTGAGCGTCGCAGAGGGCCGGGTCGAGATCGCCTGGAACCTGGCGCATGACGGCAACGGGGCGCGGCACCTGGTGCTGATGTGGAAGAAGCGCGGCGGGCCGCCGGTGGTCCAGCCGACCCGAACGGGCTTCGGCTCACGGATGCTGCGAAGCGCCTTCGCCAGCCAGCCCGGTGGGCGGGCGGAACTGGTCTTCGGGCCGGAGGGCGTGACCTGCGTTCTGGCCGCCGGACTGATCGATGACGCCCAGGCGCCGAACGATACGGTGGGCGCGGAGCCGGGACCGATCGGCTAG
- a CDS encoding DUF2188 domain-containing protein, whose protein sequence is MTTVTYEIVEHDGGWAYKAGGTFSETFRTHDEAAAAARRAAGEQQLGGETTGIVYEDEKGQWHEEIADGSDRPDTKVED, encoded by the coding sequence ATGACCACCGTCACCTATGAGATCGTCGAGCATGACGGAGGCTGGGCCTACAAGGCGGGCGGCACCTTCTCGGAAACCTTCCGGACGCATGACGAGGCGGCCGCGGCGGCCAGGCGGGCGGCGGGCGAGCAGCAGCTGGGCGGCGAGACCACGGGCATCGTCTATGAGGACGAGAAGGGCCAGTGGCACGAGGAGATCGCCGACGGCAGCGACCGGCCGGACACCAAGGTCGAGGACTAG
- a CDS encoding TIGR01459 family HAD-type hydrolase, translated as MTDLPAGLSALADRYDVLLSDVWGVIHNGRESFPDACAALVRWRAEVGPVVLISNSPRPASDVISQLDSLGVPREAWSAFVTSGDATRLLLAPRAPGPMWKIGPAKDLVLYEGLGLELAEADQAAFVSVTGPDNDDVETPEDYRERLMAAAARGLPLICANPDIVVQKGDKLIYCGGALADLYARLGGEVLMAGKPFTPIYELSLAEGEALLGKPLDRSRVLCIGDGVITDVKGAADHGMDCLFVAQGIHGVKALGADGRLDPDKVAGLLAEEGQTAAYAMADLVW; from the coding sequence ATGACCGACCTGCCTGCCGGCCTTTCCGCCCTTGCCGACCGCTACGACGTCCTGCTCAGCGACGTCTGGGGCGTCATCCACAACGGCCGTGAGAGCTTCCCGGACGCCTGCGCCGCCCTGGTCCGCTGGCGGGCCGAGGTCGGCCCCGTCGTCCTGATCTCCAACTCCCCCCGCCCGGCCAGCGACGTCATCTCACAGCTCGACAGCCTGGGCGTGCCGCGCGAGGCCTGGAGCGCCTTCGTCACCAGCGGCGACGCCACCCGCCTGCTCCTGGCGCCGCGGGCCCCGGGACCGATGTGGAAGATCGGGCCGGCCAAGGACCTTGTGCTATATGAGGGCCTGGGCCTCGAGCTGGCCGAGGCGGACCAGGCGGCCTTCGTCTCGGTGACCGGTCCCGACAACGACGATGTCGAGACCCCGGAAGATTACCGCGAACGGCTGATGGCGGCGGCGGCGCGCGGCCTGCCGCTGATCTGCGCCAACCCCGACATAGTGGTGCAGAAGGGTGACAAGCTGATCTACTGCGGCGGGGCCCTGGCCGACCTCTACGCCAGGCTGGGCGGCGAGGTGCTGATGGCCGGCAAGCCGTTCACGCCGATCTACGAACTCAGCCTGGCCGAGGGCGAAGCCCTGCTGGGCAAGCCGCTCGACCGGTCGCGGGTGCTCTGCATCGGCGACGGCGTCATCACCGATGTGAAGGGCGCCGCCGACCATGGGATGGACTGCCTGTTCGTCGCCCAGGGCATCCACGGGGTGAAGGCGCTGGGCGCCGACGGCAGGCTGGACCCGGACAAGGTCGCCGGCCTGCTGGCCGAAGAAGGCCAGACGGCCGCCTACGCCATGGCCGATCTGGTCTGGTAA
- a CDS encoding MaoC family dehydratase, which translates to MQGLFLEDLTIGQSAQMTRTADERTVQLFAEVSGDNNPLHLDEAYAETTQFKGRIAHGMLSAAYISAVIGTQLPGPGAVYMGQTLSFRRPVRIGDEVLTVCTIKEIDADKGRVTIDTVCSVNGKAVLTGEALILAPKRG; encoded by the coding sequence ATGCAGGGCCTGTTCCTCGAAGACCTCACCATCGGCCAGTCGGCGCAGATGACCCGCACCGCCGACGAGCGCACCGTTCAGCTGTTCGCCGAGGTCAGCGGCGACAACAACCCGCTGCACCTGGACGAGGCCTACGCCGAGACCACCCAGTTCAAGGGCCGCATCGCCCATGGCATGCTCTCCGCCGCCTATATCTCGGCGGTGATCGGCACGCAGCTGCCGGGCCCCGGCGCGGTCTACATGGGCCAGACCCTCAGCTTCCGCCGCCCCGTCCGCATCGGCGACGAGGTCCTCACCGTCTGCACGATCAAGGAGATCGACGCCGACAAAGGCCGGGTCACCATCGACACCGTCTGCTCGGTGAACGGCAAGGCGGTGCTGACCGGCGAGGCCCTGATCCTGGCCCCCAAGCGCGGATGA
- a CDS encoding bifunctional riboflavin kinase/FAD synthetase, producing MSLRIVHGWKSLDPADRGASVALGNFDGVHLGHQAVIGQAAAAARACDCPLGVITFDPHPRRLFHPDEPSFRLMTLDQQARALEAQGVSRLYVLNFDFEMASFSDREFAQFVLHEGLGVKHVAVGFDISFGKGRTGSPALMKAYGEAFGFGVSVAEAVGEGEGKFSSTGVRQALRDGRPEDAAAILGRPFAIEGVVRRGQQLGRQLGFPTANVFMADYVTPRLGVYATRTRLPGGRLLPGVANIGKNPTTGEVETRLEVWIFDFDEDLYGQVIETELVAFLRPEEKFGSIELMVEQIHRDEAAARQILLRP from the coding sequence ATGAGCCTGAGGATCGTCCATGGCTGGAAGTCACTGGACCCCGCCGATCGCGGGGCCTCGGTGGCGCTTGGCAACTTCGATGGCGTGCACCTTGGCCACCAGGCGGTGATCGGCCAGGCGGCCGCGGCCGCCAGGGCCTGCGACTGCCCGCTGGGGGTGATCACCTTCGATCCCCACCCGCGCCGCCTGTTCCATCCCGACGAGCCCAGCTTCCGCCTGATGACCCTCGACCAGCAGGCCCGGGCCCTGGAGGCGCAGGGGGTGAGCCGCCTCTACGTCCTCAACTTCGACTTCGAGATGGCCAGCTTCTCGGACCGCGAATTCGCCCAGTTCGTCCTCCACGAGGGCCTTGGCGTGAAGCATGTCGCCGTCGGCTTCGACATCAGCTTCGGCAAGGGCCGCACCGGCAGCCCGGCCCTGATGAAGGCCTACGGCGAGGCCTTCGGCTTCGGCGTCTCGGTCGCGGAAGCCGTGGGGGAGGGCGAGGGCAAGTTCAGCTCCACCGGCGTTCGCCAGGCCCTGCGCGACGGCCGACCCGAGGACGCCGCCGCCATCCTGGGCCGCCCCTTCGCCATCGAGGGCGTCGTGCGCCGCGGTCAGCAGCTGGGCCGCCAGCTCGGCTTCCCGACCGCCAACGTCTTCATGGCCGACTATGTGACGCCGCGCCTCGGCGTCTACGCCACTCGCACCCGCCTGCCGGGCGGCCGCCTGCTCCCCGGCGTCGCCAACATCGGGAAGAACCCCACGACGGGCGAGGTCGAGACCCGGCTCGAGGTCTGGATCTTCGACTTCGACGAGGACCTGTATGGCCAGGTTATCGAGACGGAACTCGTCGCCTTCCTTCGGCCGGAGGAGAAGTTCGGGAGCATCGAACTGATGGTCGAGCAGATCCACAGGGATGAGGCCGCCGCCCGCCAAATCCTCCTTCGCCCGTAG
- a CDS encoding electron transfer flavoprotein subunit alpha/FixB family protein, with the protein MAVLVVADNDNAHLRDTTNKTVTAALALSSDVDVLVMGSGAQAVADAAGKIAGVRKVLLADSADLGHGVAEAQASTVEGLMGGYDAVLIPATSGGKNYAPRIAAHLDVAPISEIVEVVDANTFVRPIYAGNALETVQSSDAKKVITVRPTAFKAAADGGSASVEAATAGTADGGARFVSEEMVKSDRPELTAAKIVVSGGRAMGSAEEFGKVIEPLADKLGAAVGASRAAVDAGYAPNDYQVGQTGKVVAPALYIAIGISGAIQHLAGMKDSKVIVAINKDADAPIFQVADYGIVGDYKTVVPELMAALG; encoded by the coding sequence ATGGCCGTCCTGGTCGTCGCCGATAACGACAACGCGCACCTGCGCGACACCACCAACAAGACCGTCACCGCCGCCCTCGCGCTTTCGAGCGACGTGGACGTGCTGGTCATGGGCTCGGGCGCCCAGGCCGTCGCCGACGCCGCCGGCAAGATCGCCGGCGTGCGCAAGGTCCTGCTGGCCGACAGCGCCGATCTGGGCCACGGCGTCGCCGAGGCCCAGGCCTCGACCGTCGAGGGCCTGATGGGCGGCTACGACGCCGTCCTGATCCCGGCCACCTCGGGCGGCAAGAACTACGCTCCCCGGATCGCCGCCCATCTGGACGTCGCGCCGATCAGCGAGATCGTCGAAGTGGTCGATGCGAACACCTTCGTTCGCCCGATCTACGCCGGCAACGCGCTGGAGACCGTGCAGTCCTCGGACGCCAAGAAGGTCATCACCGTTCGTCCGACCGCCTTCAAGGCGGCGGCTGACGGCGGCTCGGCTTCGGTCGAGGCGGCCACGGCCGGCACGGCCGATGGCGGCGCCAGGTTCGTCAGCGAAGAGATGGTCAAGTCCGACCGTCCTGAACTGACGGCCGCCAAGATCGTCGTCTCCGGCGGTCGCGCCATGGGCTCGGCCGAAGAGTTCGGCAAGGTGATCGAGCCCCTGGCCGACAAGCTCGGCGCCGCTGTCGGCGCCTCGCGCGCGGCTGTGGACGCCGGCTACGCCCCGAACGACTACCAGGTCGGTCAGACCGGCAAGGTCGTCGCCCCGGCGCTGTACATCGCCATCGGCATCTCGGGCGCCATCCAGCACCTCGCCGGCATGAAGGACTCGAAGGTCATTGTGGCCATCAACAAGGACGCCGACGCGCCGATCTTCCAGGTCGCCGACTACGGCATCGTGGGCGATTACAAGACGGTCGTTCCCGAACTGATGGCGGCGCTGGGCTAG
- a CDS encoding electron transfer flavoprotein subunit beta/FixA family protein, translating into MKVLVPVKRVIDYNVKARVKADQSGVDLANVKMSMNPFCEIAVEEAVRLKEKGVATEVVIVSIGPSQAQETIRTALAMGGDRGILVQSDADLEPLAVAKLLKAVAEEEKADLVLMGKQAIDGDNNAVGQMLSALLGWPQATFAAKVEVADGKATVTREVDGGVQTVEVSIPAVITADLRLNEPRYASLPNIMKAKKKEIALKTTGDYAVDIAPRLKVVKVTEPAKRSAGIKVENAAELVTKLKTEAGVL; encoded by the coding sequence ATGAAGGTGCTGGTCCCGGTCAAACGGGTAATCGATTATAACGTCAAGGCGCGGGTCAAGGCCGATCAGAGCGGCGTCGACCTGGCCAACGTCAAGATGAGCATGAACCCCTTCTGCGAGATCGCGGTCGAGGAAGCTGTTCGTCTGAAGGAAAAAGGCGTCGCCACCGAGGTGGTTATCGTCTCCATCGGCCCGTCCCAGGCCCAGGAAACCATCCGCACGGCCCTGGCCATGGGCGGTGACCGCGGCATCCTGGTGCAGTCCGACGCCGACCTCGAGCCCCTGGCCGTGGCCAAGCTGCTCAAGGCCGTGGCCGAAGAGGAGAAGGCCGACCTGGTCCTGATGGGCAAGCAGGCCATCGACGGCGACAACAACGCCGTCGGCCAGATGCTCTCGGCCCTGCTCGGCTGGCCGCAGGCCACCTTCGCCGCCAAGGTGGAGGTCGCCGACGGCAAGGCCACCGTGACCCGCGAGGTCGATGGCGGCGTGCAGACCGTCGAAGTGTCGATCCCGGCGGTCATCACCGCCGACCTGCGCCTCAACGAACCGCGCTACGCTTCGTTGCCGAACATCATGAAGGCGAAGAAGAAAGAGATCGCCCTGAAGACCACCGGCGACTACGCGGTCGATATCGCGCCGCGCCTCAAGGTCGTGAAGGTCACCGAGCCCGCCAAGCGCTCGGCCGGCATCAAGGTCGAGAACGCCGCCGAACTGGTCACCAAACTCAAGACTGAAGCGGGGGTGCTCTAA
- a CDS encoding cob(I)yrinic acid a,c-diamide adenosyltransferase, whose product MVTLNRIYTRTGDGGTTRLASGEPVAKTHPRVAAYGSVDETNACLGLVRLHTGGDAVLDGILMRAQNDLFDLGADLATPDRGEKLAWEPLRILASQVERLEREIDLLNGELSDLTSFVLPGGTPAAAALHLARTVCRRAEREAVALAALEDEVVSPEAVKFLNRLSDLLFVASRWANDKGAGDVLWTPGANR is encoded by the coding sequence GTGGTGACGCTCAACAGGATCTACACCCGCACGGGTGACGGCGGCACGACCCGGCTGGCCAGCGGCGAGCCGGTCGCCAAGACCCATCCGCGCGTCGCAGCCTATGGCTCCGTCGATGAGACCAACGCCTGCCTGGGGCTGGTGCGGCTACACACGGGCGGCGACGCCGTGCTCGACGGCATTCTCATGCGCGCCCAGAACGATCTCTTCGATCTCGGCGCCGACCTGGCTACCCCCGATCGCGGTGAAAAGCTGGCCTGGGAGCCGCTGCGCATCCTGGCCAGCCAGGTGGAGCGGCTGGAGCGCGAGATCGACCTGCTCAATGGCGAGCTCTCGGACCTGACCAGCTTCGTGCTGCCCGGCGGGACGCCGGCGGCGGCGGCCCTGCACCTGGCCCGCACCGTCTGTCGGCGGGCCGAGCGCGAGGCGGTGGCGCTGGCGGCGCTGGAGGACGAGGTGGTCAGCCCGGAGGCGGTGAAATTCCTCAACCGCCTGTCGGACCTGCTGTTCGTGGCCAGCCGCTGGGCCAACGACAAGGGCGCCGGCGACGTCCTGTGGACGCCGGGCGCCAATCGATAG
- a CDS encoding twin transmembrane helix small protein gives MRDIFDILIPAALIAVFVVLCLGLYALFRGGDFGRSNSNKLMRLRVLMQFIAVLVLVAAYWTRTKQLW, from the coding sequence GTGCGCGACATATTCGACATCCTGATCCCGGCGGCCCTGATCGCGGTCTTCGTCGTCCTGTGTCTGGGGCTCTATGCCCTGTTCCGCGGGGGTGACTTCGGCCGCTCGAACTCCAACAAGCTGATGCGGCTGAGGGTGCTGATGCAGTTCATCGCCGTCCTGGTGCTGGTGGCGGCCTACTGGACGCGGACCAAGCAGCTGTGGTGA